In the genome of Deltaproteobacteria bacterium, the window TCCCACAACAGCAATAACGCCGCGAAGGCGAGCCAGCCCAGCCAATTGAATTTCCGCCAAGCGATCATAGTGACGCTGCGTTGCCAATCTGGCGATAAATCTCGTTGCGCAGTTCCATGAAGCGCGCTTGGGCGCGAGTCGTCACTTGATCGCGCGGGCGAGTAAAATCGATTTTCAATTCCTGGACGATCTCCGACGGCCGCCGGCTCAGCACCCAGATGCGATCGGAGAGGTAAATCGCCTCTTCGATGTCGTGAGTAATAAACAGTATCGTGGTTTTCAACTCCGCCCAGATTCTTAGCAGCGTGTCTTCCAGCTCCAAACGTGTCAGGGCATCGAGCGAACCGAACGGTTCGTCCATCAGCAGGACTTCGGGACGGTAAGCCAATGCGCGGGCAATGGCGACGCGCTGCTGCATGCCTCCGGAAAGTTCCCAAGGATAGTGTTTTTCAAAACCCTTGAGTCCTACTAGGTCGATCAAAGTGCGCGCTTTCTTTTCGGCATCAGGAGAACGATCGCCGCGGGCATCCAAACCGAAGCGCACGTTGCCGAGCACCGAGCGCCAAGCGAACAGCGACTTGTTGTATTCCTGAAACACTAAAACCAAATTCGCCGGCGGCCCGCTGACTTCTTTGCCGTTGACGATCACGCGGCCGGAGCTCGGCACGAGCAATCCAGCGATGGTCATCAACAGGGTTGTCTTGCCGCAACCGGAGGGTCCGACGAAAGAAACAAACTCGCCGGCTTCGACTTGGCAAGTGATGTTGCCGATGGCGACGGTCGTCTCGCCGCCGGCTTGGCGATAACTCTTAGAAAGATTTTGGATATCGAGAATGGACACGGGCGGGTGGAAGAATGGAGTGATGGAATATTGGAGTATTGGGCTTGTCCGAACCCATTACTCCATCATTCCATTACTCCAACACTCCAATTATTTTTCAGGATTTCCTCGCCAGATCGCTGACCACGTCTTTGGCTTTGAGCGGACGGGAAATCATTTTGTACTTGTAGGTCAGATCCATCGTCACTTGGACATCT includes:
- a CDS encoding ABC transporter ATP-binding protein; the protein is MLDIQNLSKSYRQAGGETTVAIGNITCQVEAGEFVSFVGPSGCGKTTLLMTIAGLLVPSSGRVIVNGKEVSGPPANLVLVFQEYNKSLFAWRSVLGNVRFGLDARGDRSPDAEKKARTLIDLVGLKGFEKHYPWELSGGMQQRVAIARALAYRPEVLLMDEPFGSLDALTRLELEDTLLRIWAELKTTILFITHDIEEAIYLSDRIWVLSRRPSEIVQELKIDFTRPRDQVTTRAQARFMELRNEIYRQIGNAASL